A stretch of the Bubalus kerabau isolate K-KA32 ecotype Philippines breed swamp buffalo chromosome 11, PCC_UOA_SB_1v2, whole genome shotgun sequence genome encodes the following:
- the TBC1D13 gene encoding TBC1 domain family member 13 isoform X1, protein MSSLHKSRIADFQDVLKEPTIALEKLRELSFSGIPCEGGLRCLCWKILLNYLPLERASWTSILAKQRELYSQFLREMIIQPGIAKANMGVSREDVTFEDHPLNPNPDSRWNTYFRDNEVLLQIDKDVRRLCPDISFFQRATEYPCLLILDPQNEFETLRKRVEQTTLKSQTVARNRSGVTNMSSPQKNSAPSMNEYVVLPNGCEAHWEVVERILFIYAKLNPGIAYVQGMNEIVGPLYYTFATDPNSEWREHAEADTFFCFTNLMAEIRDNFIKSLDDSQCGITYKMEKVYSTLKDKDVELYLKLQEQNIKPQFFAFRWLTLLLSQEFLLPDVIRIWDSLFADSNRFDFLLLVCCAMLILIREQLLEGDFTVNMRLLQDYPITDVCRVLQKAKELQDSQ, encoded by the exons GCATCCCCTGTGAGGGCGGACTGCGATGCCTCTGCTGGAAG ATTCTCTTGAACTACCTCCCCTTGGAGAGAGCCTCATGGACCTCCATCCTGGCCAAGCAGAG ggAGCTGTATTCTCAGTTCCTGAGGGAAAtgatcatccagcctggcatcgcCAAGGCCAACATGGGTGTGTCCAGGGAGGATGTGACCTTTGAGGACCAT CCTCTGAACCCCAACCCTGACAGCCGGTGGAACACGTACTTCAGGGACAACGAGGTGCTGCTGCAGATCGACAAAGATGTCCG GAGGTTGTGTCCAGACATATCCTTCTTCCAGAGGGCCACCGAGTACCCTTGCCTCCTCATCCTGGATCCTCAGAATGAATTCGAGACCCTTCGTAAGCGGGTGGAGCAGACGACCCTGAAATCCCAGACAGTGGCTCGGAACCGGAGCGGCGTCACAAAT ATGAGCTCCCCACAAAAGAACTCGGCGCCCTCCATGAACGAGTACGTGGTGCTGCCCAACGGCTGTGAGGCCCACTGGGAGGTGGTGGAGCGGATCCTGTTCATCTACGCCAAGCTCAACCCCGGCATCGCTTACGTGCAGGGCATGAACGAGATTGTGGGGCCCCTCTACTACACCTTTGCCACCGACCCCAACAGCGAGTGGAGAG AGCATGCTGAGGCAGATACCTTTTTCTGCTTCACCAACCTCATGGCTGAGATCCGGGACAACTTCATCAAAAGCCTTGACGACTCCCAGTGTGGCATCACCTACAAGATGGAAAAGGTGTACTCCACCCTGAAAGATAAGGACGTGGAACTCTACCTAAAACTG CAAGAGCAGAACATCAAGCCCCAGTTCTTTGCCTTCCGCTGGCTGACCCTGCTGCTGTCCCAGGAGTTCCTGCTGCCTGACGTCATCCGGATCTGGGACTCCCTCTTCGCCGACAGCAACCGCTTTGACTTCCTCCTCCTGGTCTGCTGCGCCATGCTCAT ACTGATTCGGGAGCAGTTGCTGGAAGGGGACTTTACCGTAAACATGAGGCTCCTGCAG GATTACCCTATCACAGACGTCTGCCGGGTCCTTCAGAAAGCCAAGGAACTCCAAGACTCACAGTAG
- the TBC1D13 gene encoding TBC1 domain family member 13 isoform X2, with product MIIQPGIAKANMGVSREDVTFEDHPLNPNPDSRWNTYFRDNEVLLQIDKDVRRLCPDISFFQRATEYPCLLILDPQNEFETLRKRVEQTTLKSQTVARNRSGVTNMSSPQKNSAPSMNEYVVLPNGCEAHWEVVERILFIYAKLNPGIAYVQGMNEIVGPLYYTFATDPNSEWREHAEADTFFCFTNLMAEIRDNFIKSLDDSQCGITYKMEKVYSTLKDKDVELYLKLQEQNIKPQFFAFRWLTLLLSQEFLLPDVIRIWDSLFADSNRFDFLLLVCCAMLILIREQLLEGDFTVNMRLLQDYPITDVCRVLQKAKELQDSQ from the exons AtgatcatccagcctggcatcgcCAAGGCCAACATGGGTGTGTCCAGGGAGGATGTGACCTTTGAGGACCAT CCTCTGAACCCCAACCCTGACAGCCGGTGGAACACGTACTTCAGGGACAACGAGGTGCTGCTGCAGATCGACAAAGATGTCCG GAGGTTGTGTCCAGACATATCCTTCTTCCAGAGGGCCACCGAGTACCCTTGCCTCCTCATCCTGGATCCTCAGAATGAATTCGAGACCCTTCGTAAGCGGGTGGAGCAGACGACCCTGAAATCCCAGACAGTGGCTCGGAACCGGAGCGGCGTCACAAAT ATGAGCTCCCCACAAAAGAACTCGGCGCCCTCCATGAACGAGTACGTGGTGCTGCCCAACGGCTGTGAGGCCCACTGGGAGGTGGTGGAGCGGATCCTGTTCATCTACGCCAAGCTCAACCCCGGCATCGCTTACGTGCAGGGCATGAACGAGATTGTGGGGCCCCTCTACTACACCTTTGCCACCGACCCCAACAGCGAGTGGAGAG AGCATGCTGAGGCAGATACCTTTTTCTGCTTCACCAACCTCATGGCTGAGATCCGGGACAACTTCATCAAAAGCCTTGACGACTCCCAGTGTGGCATCACCTACAAGATGGAAAAGGTGTACTCCACCCTGAAAGATAAGGACGTGGAACTCTACCTAAAACTG CAAGAGCAGAACATCAAGCCCCAGTTCTTTGCCTTCCGCTGGCTGACCCTGCTGCTGTCCCAGGAGTTCCTGCTGCCTGACGTCATCCGGATCTGGGACTCCCTCTTCGCCGACAGCAACCGCTTTGACTTCCTCCTCCTGGTCTGCTGCGCCATGCTCAT ACTGATTCGGGAGCAGTTGCTGGAAGGGGACTTTACCGTAAACATGAGGCTCCTGCAG GATTACCCTATCACAGACGTCTGCCGGGTCCTTCAGAAAGCCAAGGAACTCCAAGACTCACAGTAG
- the ENDOG gene encoding endonuclease G, mitochondrial, with the protein MQLLRAGLTLALGAGLGAAAEGWRRQRADARATPGLLSRLPVLPVAAAAGLPAVPGAPAGGGPGELAKYGLPGVAQLKSRASYVLCYDPRTRGALWVVEQLRPEGLRGDGDRSSCDFHEDESVHAYHRATNADYRGSGFDRGHLAAAANHRWSQKAMDDTFYLSNVAPQVPHLNQNAWNNLEKYSRSLTRTYQNVYVCTGPLFLPRTEADGKSYVKYQVIGKNHVAVPTHFFKVLILEAAGGQIELRSYVMPNAPVDEAIPLERFLVPIESIERASGLLFVPNILARAGSLKAITAGSK; encoded by the exons ATGCAGTTGCTTCGGGCCGGCTTGACTCTGGCCCTGGGCGCAGGGCTGGGTGCAGCTGCAGAGGGCTGGCGGCGGCAGCGGGCGGATGCGCGGGCGACGCCGGGGCTGCTGAGCCGGCTGCCGGTGCTGccagtggcggcggcggcggggcttCCCGCGGTGCCCGGGGCTCCCGCGGGTGGCGGCCCGGGCGAGTTAGCCAAGTATGGGCTGCCCGGGGTGGCGCAACTCAAGAGCCGCGCATCGTACGTGCTGTGTTACGACCCGCGCACCCGCGGCGCGCTCTGGGTGGTCGAGCAGCTGCGGCCCGAGGGGCTCCGCGGCGACGGCGACCGCAGCTCCTGCGACTTCCACGAGGACGAATCGGTGCATGCGTACCACCGCGCCACCAACGCCGATTACCGCGGCAGCGGCTTCGACCGCGGCCACCTCGCTGCCGCGGCCAACCACCGCTGGAGCCAGAAGGCAATGGACGACACCTTCTACCTGAGCAACGTCGCGCCCCAG GTGCCCCACCTCAACCAAAATGCCTGGAACAACCTGGAAAAGTACAGCCGCAGTCTGACCCGCACCTACCAAAATGTCTATGTCTGCACCGGGCCACTCTTCCTGCCCAG GACGGAGGCTGACGGGAAGTCCTACGTGAAGTACCAAGTCATTGGCAAGAACCACGTGGCGGTACCCACCCACTTCTTCAAGGTGCTGATCCTGGAGGCAGCAGGTGGGCAGATAGAACTCCGCTCCTATGTGATGCCCAACGCGCCGGTGGATGAGGCGATCCCGCTGGAGCGCTTCCTGGTGCCCATTGAGAGCATTGAGCGGGCCTCTGGGCTGCTCTTTGTGCCAAACATCCTGGCACGGGCGGGCAGCCTGAAGGCCATCACTGCGGGCAGCAAGTAA
- the SPOUT1 gene encoding putative methyltransferase C9orf114 homolog isoform X3: MTKKLERQRAQEEQAKRQQEEEAAAQSEDRGRHYTLSVALPGSILDNAQSPELRTYLAGQIARACAIFCVDEIVVFDEEGHDAKTVEGEFRGVGKKGQACVQLARILQYLECPQYLRKAFFPKHQDLQFAGLLNPLDSPHHMRQDEESEFREGVVVDRPTRPGQGSFVNCGMKKEVKIDKNLEPGLRVTVRLNQNQLPESKTYRGKVVSSQDPRTKAGLYWGYTVRLASCLSAVFAEAPFQDGYDLTIGTSERGSDVASAQLPNFSRHALVVFGGLQGLEAGVDADPNLEVAEPSVLFDLYVNTCPNQGSRTIRTEEAILISLAALQPGLTQAGAQPS, from the exons GGCGGCACTACACCCTGAGCGTGGCCCTGCCAGGCTCTATCCTGGACAATGCCCAGTCACCAGAGCTTCGCACCTACCTGGCTGGCCAGATCGCCAGAGCCTGCGCCATCTTCTGTGTGGATGAGATCGTGGTGTTCGATGAAGAAGGCCACGATGCCAA GACTGTGGAGGGGGAATTCAGGGGAGTTGGCAAGAAGGGGCAGGCGTGCGTGCAGCTGGCCCGGATACTGCAATACCTGGAGTGTCCACA GTACCTAAGAAAGGCCTTCTTCCCCAAGCATCAGGATCTGCAGTTTGCAG GGCTCCTGAACCCCTTGGACAGCCCTCACCACATGCGTCAAGATGAGGAATCTGAGTTCCGAGAGGGTGTTGTGGTGGACCGGCCCACCCGGCCTGGCCAGGGCTCCTTTGTCAACTGTGGCATGAAGAAG GAGGTGAAGATTGACAAGAACTTGGAGCCTGGACTTCGGGTGACAGTGCGGCTCAACCAGAACCAGCTCCCAG AAAGTAAGACCTACCGGGGGAAGGTCGTGTCGTCGCAGGACCCTCGGACCAAAGCTGGTCTCTACTGGGGCTACACAGTCCGCCTGGCCTCTTGCCTCA GTGCTGTGTTTGCTGAGGCCCCCTTCCAGGACGGCTATGATCTGACCATCGGGACGTCAGAGCGAGGTTCAGATGTGGCCTCTGCCCAGCTTCCCAACTTCAG CAGGCACGCTCTCGTGGTGTTTGGGGGCCTCCAGGGGCTGGAAGCTGGAGTGGATGCCGACCCCAACCTGGAGGTGGCTGAACCCAGCGTCCTCTTCGACCTGTACGTCAACACCTGCCCCAACCAGGGCAGCCGCACCATCCGCACAGAG GAGGCCATCCTCATTTCCCTGGCTGCCCTGCAGCCTGGCCTTACCCAGGCAGGTGCCCAGCCCAGCTGA